Part of the Tolypothrix sp. PCC 7910 genome, GTAATCAAGATTTAATCAGCTTAAATCAGTATAAATTAAGCACAAACCCCACCTCTAACTCTTTGTGTTAAACAGCAAGAAATTAGGGGTGGGTATTTTCAAATTTCATAATTCTTCATCCCTGTATTCATGTACTACAGATATGTCATTCCCGAAACATAACTGTCACAAAAATGTCATATCTATAATACTTCTCTAGATATATATTTAATAAATCTCTTCTGATAATATTTTTCTTGACTTGTTCTTTCTCCAGCACAGTATGAAAAATTGGAGGATGAAAAGCTAGAAAATTTATCTCCAAAAAAGGTCTCAAATCACTCATTTACATTCACTCATAAGGAAAGGTTATTGATGATATGAATAAAAAATTTCTGCTCACTTTGCTTTCTAGCCCAACAGTACTTTCTATATTGATTCAGCCTGCCCATGCAGCGTTGCGGGTTACTCAAGTCATTTATACTCCTGATGGTCGTGCCTGTGTACATTCTCCTCATGGCAGCTATCCAACACCGCTAGTTTGTATTCGCAGAACTAATAATAACAGTGTTGCTGCTAAATCTACACAAGTTGTAGCCTCCAATCAATCAACAACTGGCGATGCTGCCAATCTAGAATTTAGTGAAGAAGAAAGTAATGCAGCTATAAGTTTATTTGGTTGTGATTGCCCCGCTTGCGTCAGTGCTTTACGCAGTTTAAGAGGATTACCAGGCTTGCCAATGTAGAGTGGTATTAAGAATAGTTTTTCAAGGAAATACTTACAGATAATTTTGCATTGTTGAATATGCTCGGCAAGCGAATTTCGGCAAATTCGGCAAAAATCATATTTTTCAGATGCTTGCTACAAAGAGTTGATATAAAAAAATAACAACACTAAAAATTTAGCTGCTAAATACAGTATTTCAAAAATATTGAAAAATTACAGCAAATTAAAAGCAGTGAAGTACAGATAATCGTAGGGGCAGAATATTTTAAGCCCCTACTTATTTTTGTCTATCATTGTTTCTCCCCCTGCATCCTCTGCTCACCAAAGCGATTGGCCATTTTTTTATTTGGAAGCCCTTTATTGGGCCGTTGACCAATTTTTTAATTACTTCTCCTACTTAAAGGTGATGAACTTTCGTTTTACCTTCCTTAAGATTGCTTGAATCCGCTTTCACGCTTTCTAGCAATACGGTTTGATATTTCCCTCTTTCCCAAATTCAGGGAAAAGAAAAATCCTGATCTGAAAGCAACCAGAACACTTGATCAGCGCAGGGAAAATTCTCAAAATCCCTTTTTGGAGGTAACAAAGATGAGATCACTAGTGAAACGAGAAACGCAAATGAAATACCGTCAACTCGGTAACAGCGATCTGCGCGTTTCGGAAATTAGCCTTGGCTCATGGCTCACTTACGGGGGTGCAGTTGAGCAGCAAAACGCCGAGGCTTGTATTCACAAAGCTTTTGAAGTGGGAATTAACTTTTTAGATACTGCCAATGTTTACGCCACTGGTGGGGCTGAATCCTTTTTAGGGCAAGTATTACAAGGAATTGACCGTTCCTCCTATATCTTAGCTACTAAGGTATTTTTCCCTATGTCACCCGAAGACAGAGGACTATCAGCAGCCCAAATCCATAAACAAATCGATGCTTCGCTGCAACGCCTACGTACAGATTACGTTGACCTTTACCAATGTCACCGCTACGATGTCAACACACCCTTAGAAGAGACAATGACAGCGCTTACTGAGGTAGTACGTCAAGGAAAGGCGCGTTACATCGGCTTTAGCGAGTGGAGTCCCGAGCAAATTCAAGCAGCATTAAATCTTCCTGGTGTTGAGCGCTTTGTTTCCAGTCAACCCCAATATTCTATGTTGTGGCGCAAACCAGAAGCTGAGGTGTTTCCATTATGTGCAGATAACGGTATCAGCCAGATTGTGTGGTCACCACTAGCTCAGGGCATACTTACCGGCAAATACCGCCCAGGAGAAGCACCACCATCAGATTCTCGTGCGGGTAACGAGAAAATGAATATGTTTTTTAGCAAAGATTTATTTAGCGATCGCACTCTTTCCGCAGTACAACAGCTCAAACCCATCGCCCAAGACTTAGGCTTGAGTATGCCACAGTTAGCTTTAGCTTGGGTACTGCGCGATCAACGCGTAGCTTCAGCAATTATCGGTGCTAGCCGTCCCGATCAAATTGTTGATAATGCTGCTGCATCCGGTGTAGAACTAGATGCTGATGTACAAGCAGCAATCGATCAAGCACTTGCATCGGTGATTCAGCGGTAATGGGGCATGGGGCATGGGGCATTGGATAATGGGTAATTGGTAATCGGTAATTGGTAATAGGGATTTGTTATTTTTTCTGCCTTCCTCATCTCTCTTATCTTCCTCATCCCCCAATCCCCAGTCCCCAATCCTCAGTCCCCATTCCCCATTCCCCATTCATGTTGAATCCCTCTAATTCATCCCCTGACGCTTCTTACATTCGCCCACAGCGACGGGGGAAGCATAAAATTTTTATCGGTATGGCTCCAGGTGTGGGCAAAACTTACAAAATGCTGGAAGAAGCACACCAGCTAAAGCAGGATGGTATTGATGTTGTAATTGGCATTTTGGAAACACACGGACGCAAAGAAACTGCTCAGAAAGCTGCTGGATTAGAGGTAATTCCCCGCAAAACCAGTATTCGCCAGAATATTACCTTAGAGGAAATGGATATAGAGGCTATTTTAGTGCGATCGCCTCAACTGGTTCTAGTTGATGAACTGGCTCACACTAATATCCCAGGTTCCCCAAGAGAAAAGCGCTACCAAGATGTAGAAGTAATTTTAAACGCTGGAATTGATGTTTACTCTACTGTCAATATTCAACATTTAGAAAGTTTAAATGATGTAGTCGCCAGAATCACCAGTGTAGTTGTGCGCGAACGGATTCCTGATCGCCTGCTTGAGGAAGCTGACGCTGTTGTGGTGATTGATGTGACACCGGAAACTCTAGAAGAACGCTTGCGAGAAGGTAAGATTTATGGATCTAATAAAATCGAGCAATCTTTAGAAAACTTCTTTCAGCGTCGCAACTTAATTGCTTTGCGGGAATTAGCCTTACGAGAAGTCGCAGACACAGTTGAAGAAGAAGCAAACACCTCTGTTGTAGTTGGACAAACTTGTAATATCCACGAGCGAGTTTTAGTTTGTGTGTCTACCTATCCAAATTCAGTGCAATTGCTGCGTCGGGGTGCGCGTATTGCCAATTATATGAATGCACGCTTCTATGCTGTATTTGTCGCCGATCCAGAACGTTTTCTTACTAAAGAAGAAAGCCTACACATGGATACTTGCGAGAAACTTTGCCGTGAATTTGGCGGAGAATTTTTGCACGTTAAAAGTCAAAGTGTCGCTCAAACAATTGCTCAAGTTGCAACAGATTATCACATCACACAAATAGTCATCGGTGAAAGTCAACAGCCCAGATGGAAAAGATTTTTTAAAAGACCTTTTACGCAACGGTTAATGGAATTAATTCGGCAACAAAATATCGATTTACATATCATTGCTACCAAAAATTAATTAGCTGTTGCTATTGATAAGAATAAACAGCTTCAGTAATTATTTATAAATAAATACAGTTCAGTTAAGAAAATTAATTGATAACAAAATCAAAAGACTAGTACCACAATGCGGAATTCAAAATTCAAAATTCGCGCATTAAGACAGAGTAAGCATTTTGTTGATTTTGAGTTGTCTGTTTCTCTTACAAAGTTTGGCGGGACGGAAACCGACACCGCCAACGCCAGTTGTTTTAAGCCGGGGAACCCGTCCAACACACTGGCTCAACTTTGCGCTATTTACGCCGTGCTGTACTAGTTACTCAACAAAAAAACAGAACAATAATTTTGGAGGGGGTTTGGGGGACGCAACCGTCACCCAATCGGGGGTTTGGGGGAGAATCCCCCAATTACGCTGGCTTTTTTAATAAGTGACAAATTAACCGCTAATGAGCTTAACCCAAGCGTATTGATTTATAAATGCAATCTCTTTACAGATGATTAATATCAATTCCAGCTAATTACTTACGATATCCTTGGAATTGGTAAACTGTATTTTTCTTACTCATTACTCATTACCCATTACCCATTACCAACCCTCACAGATATGATAATTATTCAAACGGACATAATATGAAAGCCTCTTTCAGCTTGAATTTCACACAACTGCGTACAAATGTACTATAATGATAGTATAGCGCCCACAAAGCCTGTTTAAGTGCAAAATGGCTCTGTAGCAGTTTTCTGGAAGATGGATTAAAAATTCTATGATGAAGCACTACATTCTCAACCTTAATCCCACTGCTAAACATGAATGGGATCGGTGTATTTTGCGCGATCCACTCACTGCAAAACGCCCAGATATTGCCAAAATAATTGCTGATACGGTTGGTGCTGATACAGGCAGTTATTTAGTGAGTGTCAACATCGAAGTAACTGTTTTGGAACAAGCAGCTGTACCACAAGCTGAACAACTATCACTCTCATTTTCAGATCTGAATAATCAATCGCAATTACGAGAAGTGGCGTAATTACTGCGAACGGCAAAGTGCTGGATTTTTACCCCTCATTTCTAATTATAGAGTAATCACAAATTATTGGTGAAAGATTAAAGTTTGCTCCCACATTTTTTCACCAATTTACTAGTCAAGCTATAGCAATATAGCTAGCTTTTCGGTCAATATTTTTGGCAAGGAAGATTATTTGATGATGCAACTGAGTTATTATCCAGATGCAATAGTTCAAGCTGCCCAAAGAGTGAATGAAATAGACTCTCAATTGATGGCAGTTCAACAGCAAATTAACCGATTTGAAGGCAATGCTGATCGTAGCGCCTCCTTTGATATGGATCTGAAAAATGATGCTCAACGCAAAGCGCGTCGCTTTGAAGTGCTGCTGGTGAATCAAGAATACCAAAAAGCAATCGATACCCAAATTAGATTAACTGGTGATAAAGCAAATGCGATCGCTCATTTGGAATACTTGCGTAACCAGTTTAGTGTCGCTAAGTTGGAAGCGAGATTAGCTATTGCTCAACAATTAACTGATTTTGAATCTCGCGAATTAGTTGGATTGTAATTAAAAGGTTGGGTTTACTTTCGTAAACCCAACACTGATATCCACCTTGAATTTCTCAAATTTTCGATGCGTTACGCTATCGCTAACGCATCCTACTTTCATTTATAAATTTGGTAGAAGTGATGGCGATATTTGTTGAGGAAATTTAGATGATAATAGTTGAGTAATTTGTTGATTAATAATTGTCACATCAAAACGCTGACTAGCAATATTTCTCGCATAATTCGCCATAGCTGTAATTTTATCTGTATCTTGCAAACAGATATTAATTACCTGTGCTAATTCCTCAGCTTCACCAGGATTAACTAAAAAACCATTAATCCCAGATTCTACTAATTCTACTGCACCTCCAGCCTTGGCTGCGACTACAGGTGTACCGCATAGCATCGCCTCAACAATGACTCTACCAAAGGGTTCTGCAAAAGTGGAAGTATGAGCAACTAAGTTACAAGCTGCCATTAATTGCGGAATATCAGCACGAAATCCTAAAAACTTGACGCGGTTTTCTAACCCTAAATTAGCAACCTGTTGGTGTAATTGTTGCACATAATCTTCTTCACCAAAAAGCGCATCGCCTACTAAAATTGCTGTTACTTCTTCGGGACATTTGGCAAGAGCATCTATTAAAATATGTTGCCCTTTCCAAGGTGAGAGACGGCTGAAATGTCCTACTACAAATTTTCCTGTCAGCTCTAATTCTGCTCTTAATTTTTGCCTATCAGACTCACAAGTTTGATAAATTTTTGAGTCAAAGCCGTTATAGACAACTGCGGTAATATCTTCACGTCCACCTGCTTCTATAAAAGCTTGCTGACTTGCTTGAGAATTAGCAATCACTAAAGATGCAAAATAATTAGCTAAATTAACAGCAATGGTGCGGTTAGTTTGGCTGAAATGCTCTTTTGAGAGAATATCATGCAAATGATAAACCAGAGGACGACGGGCAAAAAAACTTGCGATCGCACCAATAACTAATGCCTTTTGTGTATTGGCATAAATAACATCATAATCTTGAGCTATCTGTACTACCTTCGTAATTAGAGGTAGCAGTTGCTTTAAACTGGCTAATCCTTGCAGAAAACTGCTAGATTTTTGCACAGAGATAGCTTGATTGGTTAAAACTTCCACCGGAATCTGATGTTCTTGGAGTAAAGTTTTAAAAGGCCCATCAGCAAATAAACCAACAAGAGAGCGATCGCGGTAAGGTTTAGCAATATCTATCAAACATAATTCCGCACCCCCTGGCTTACCACTTTGGTCTAAAAATAGAATTTTCATAATTTGTCATTTGGTAATAGGTAATGGGTAATTGGTAATTGGTAATTGGGATTTTTCCCCTTCTTTCTCATCTCCCTCTACTTCCTTATCCCCAGTCCCTAGTCCCCAGTCCCACAACTTCCCCTCACGCCAACAAAACTTCCCTCACCTGCTGGGCTATTTTTTGCCAGTTGAAATGCGTAGCGGCGTACTGGTGACAAGTTTCTCTTGAAGGGATTGGTAACTTTTGCAGTAGTGCTTGTTCTAATTTTTCAGCAATGGCTGAGGCTGCGGTGGAAGAGGTAATTAAATCTGGTGAGAAGGATGATAGAATTTCTGGCATTCCGCCAACTGGGGTACAGATAACGGGAGTACCACAGGCTAAAGATTCTACAACTGCTAATCCAAACCCTTCAAAGGATTGACTAGGCATGATTGTTAAATCAGCAGCTTGGTAAGCTAAGGGTAAATCCTCATCAGGGATGAAACCTAAAAATTTAACGTTATTCTCTAACCCTAATTCTGTAGCTTGCTGTTGTAGTGCAGCTTGGATATGTCCACGCCCAGCGATCGCTAACCATACATCAGGTATTCTAGGCTTAATAGTTGCGATCGCTTCCAATAATTTATCTACTCCCACACGATGAACTAAGCGACGGGATGTGAATAATATTGGACGGTTATCAGGCCAGCCTAATTTGCTTCTGGCATCTTCTCGTGATAAATTGGCTTGAAATCGCTTAATATCAACGCCACCAGGAATAACGTGAATTTTGCTCCAGGGAATTTGATATTGTTGATGGAGAAGATTGCCAAAGGCTTGGCTCAGAACAATAAAGCGATCGCAACGTTTATAAGTGCTTTGTTCTATCAGCCAGCGCTTTAACAGAACTTTCAACATTTGATTTGTTACTTCTTGCTGACTTTCAGAAGCCCAAGGGCCATGAAAATTAAAAGTAATTGGTACTCCTTTGGGCAAAATATCTAAAATTGGAAAGCTATATAATGCAAAATGCAAATTAATAGCATCTGGTTTGCCGATTCTAGTTTTGCAAAAATTAGTACGAATAGACCATAAACGTTGCCAAATTGGACTATCAGGTTCAGCTAAGTTAGTTAATTTTATAGGTAGATTTATTTCCGTATTTGGTAAACCAACTCCACATAATTCTACATAGTCTTGATTTGCTGCTAATTGATGAGTTAGTTCGTAAATATACCGTTCTAATCCTCCAGGTGTTTTAGGAAACCAGCCCATTCCCAGAGTGAGAATAGATGCTGCAGCTAAATTATCTTTCTTGCCTTCCACCTATGTTACTCCTGTGATCTGTTGAACTGGCTTCCTCGCATTTTCATACCAAGCTCAACCCTGCTTTTGAATTCAACAATAAATTGCTGTTGCTAGTACTTTTATTCGATGCGTTAGCCCATAATCAGTACTCTTCACTGCCATTCGCAAGAATATTTTTCAGCCAATTTATAGCATAATCAAATTTGTTTTTAACAATTTTTTCAGAAATTGCCAAACATGAATCAAGAATAATTTAGGTAGAATTTTCTGTTTTAAGCGATATATCTTTCGCTGTCAACTAGAAAATTTTTATTAGTGTTATTAACTGTTTCACAATATCAAAGATTAATATGATACTTTGATAGTTGGTGTCTAATGCATTCAAAATATTGCAAATATTGACATTTATACTTTCAGACAGCAGCTATTATGTCATCTTAATCACAATCAAATAATAATGCCAGGAGAAATTAGTTTCAGAGTTTTTGGTAAAAATTGATGCATTCAACGGAAATTTGTATTAGATTTTACTATATTTGTAACTCATAGAGTAAATATTAATACTGATAAAATTTACCTTGAAAAAATAATGTGTTTTTTATAAATTTTTGGTAAACCTAAAATTATAGGTGTCAAGTTTTTGTTATTTATGTGTATATTCTTTTAAAGGAAGATTAATCATGATGATTCAATAATCTATGCTCTACAGCTAGACAAATTTAATTAACAGACCGCAAAATAAGTAAAAGAATCAATAAAAGTTAATCTTCCAGATATCCAAGTTAAATACACCAGGGTTTTGACAGTTAATTTTAATTGATGCTGACCTATAACGCCGATTCAGCATTTGGTAAACCTTAGCAAATTATAGAATGGGTAATAGTTCTTATCATGGTTAGAACGAAATATCTAGCGTTACCCAACAGATAATATGCTTTGATTTTATGAATAAATCGGGGTTATAGTAGTTTGCTAACCTAACTTTAAAAGCTTATTATAAGTCAATTTATTGGCGTTGATAAGCCATAAAGTGCTGACTATATAAATAGTATTTTTTTAGTTTATCAGTAATTAAATAACTAATTATTTAGATAATCATGATTCAAAAAAGCAATGTATTAACTAGTACATTGCAGTTAGCTAATTTATAAATTTAGGTTTTAATTGCTAAGTAATAGGTTGCAATATGCTCTGCCACAGTAAAAATAAAATTTTATGCATCAGCACAAGATACGATTGGAGATTTTATGAACTTTAGCTTCATGCAGAACATTCAAATTATCTGCTATCATTTCGCAAATTTTATTAAAACTCTATTTCTCCAACGTAATTCGCGACAGAGAAAAATGTTGACATTTTTACTCTGTCTCACTATGGGAGTTATTTTCGCTTCTTTTAGCATGACAACACGTTGGACTGTGAGTGGTTCGCCAACCAGCACTTACAAAACAACGTGGATTGGTAATACTTTTGGAGGTGGAAAATATTGGGTACAAAATAATATAGATGCAATGTATGTTGCTGCTAATGGCACTGTATATACTAATAGTATTTGGGATGAAGCAGGTAGAGAATCAGGAATATATAAAGATGGCAAAATTGCGGGTATGCTTGATGATACCCACGGTTGGAGCCGTGTAGGTGGCAAAGCAATAACAGTTAATCACAAATATATTTACTTAGCTATAACTCAAGGTTCTATAGGTAAAACAGAAAAAGATTATCCCCCAGAAGGTACAAATTGGTACTGCGTTAGACGGTATGATTTATCTGGTAAACCTGCGCCATTTTCTGGGGGACGTGGTTGGGATAAAAGTATGTTAATTATCAGTCAGAAAGGCGAATTGACTGGATTAGCAACTTTTAAAAAAGAATTATATATAAGTGACCCTGCGGCAAATCGTATTCGCGTTTATAGTACCGAAACGATGAAAGAATTACGCAGCTTTAGCTTTGCTAGACCTGGTGCGATCGCTGTCAATAACCAAGGTAATCTGTGGATTATTCAAAATAAAAATAGTAGTAATCCTGCCAAGATTTTGCATTATTCTCAGGATGGAAAAAAACTACCACAAGAGATTACGAAAGTTGTCAAACCAACTGCGATCGCACTCGATCCGCAAGGGAGACTGTTAATAGCGGAAAATGGGCCGCGTCAGCAAATATTGATTTACAACGTTACTGGAAAGCCAGCGCAGGTTGGAACTTTCGGTACTAAAGGGGGTATTTTTGCAGGTAATCCGGGAGAAGTTCAAGATTTGAAACTTTACGGGATTACAGCAGTAGGTACAGATGCAGCCGGAAATATCTACGTTAGCAATAATGGTTTCCAAAGACCGGGGACTGATTTAAGGAAGTTTTCACCCTCAGGAAAAAAACTATGGCAATTGTTGGGATTGCTATTTGTGGATAATGCAGATGCAGATCCGCAAACCGATGGCGTTGATGTGTTCGCCAAGCAAGAACACTTTGTCATGGACTACAGCCAGCCGGCTGGGAAGAAATGGACTTTCAAAAATTACACTCTCAACCCCTTCAAATATCCTCAAGATCCACGTCTGCATACATCCCCAGATGGAACTTTTATCAGGCGCATCAAAGGTAAGCGCTTTATGTTCCTCACAAATATGTATAGCAGCTTTTTGCAAATTTATCGTTTTGATAGCAGCGACAAAAGCAAAATCGCTATCCCATCGGGAATGTTGGTTGGAACTAACGCCGAAGGTAAACAATCAATTGCTGGTAGCTGGCCACCAAATCAACCGAAAAAAGGCGAATGGATTTGGCGCGATCGCAATGGTAATGGTGCTTTCGATCCAGGTGAGTATGATACTAGCGAAGATTATCCTTACTTAGGCAGCTGGTGGGTAGACAGTAAAGGCGATGTTTGGAAAACCTTGCGAACTTTAGATGGTATTGGTATTCGCCACTATCCGCTACAGGGACTGGATGAGCATGGCAACCCCATCTATACTTATAGTTCCATGCAAAAGTACAAAACTCCCAGCCTGTTTACTGATGTGCGGCGGATTGAGTATTTCCCCGAAACAGATACGATGTATTTGTCAGGCTTTACCGCAGATCATCCGCCAGTTGGTGACGATAGTGGGGTGGTTGGTTCTG contains:
- a CDS encoding aldo/keto reductase family protein, whose amino-acid sequence is MRSLVKRETQMKYRQLGNSDLRVSEISLGSWLTYGGAVEQQNAEACIHKAFEVGINFLDTANVYATGGAESFLGQVLQGIDRSSYILATKVFFPMSPEDRGLSAAQIHKQIDASLQRLRTDYVDLYQCHRYDVNTPLEETMTALTEVVRQGKARYIGFSEWSPEQIQAALNLPGVERFVSSQPQYSMLWRKPEAEVFPLCADNGISQIVWSPLAQGILTGKYRPGEAPPSDSRAGNEKMNMFFSKDLFSDRTLSAVQQLKPIAQDLGLSMPQLALAWVLRDQRVASAIIGASRPDQIVDNAAASGVELDADVQAAIDQALASVIQR
- a CDS encoding sensor protein KdpD, coding for MLNPSNSSPDASYIRPQRRGKHKIFIGMAPGVGKTYKMLEEAHQLKQDGIDVVIGILETHGRKETAQKAAGLEVIPRKTSIRQNITLEEMDIEAILVRSPQLVLVDELAHTNIPGSPREKRYQDVEVILNAGIDVYSTVNIQHLESLNDVVARITSVVVRERIPDRLLEEADAVVVIDVTPETLEERLREGKIYGSNKIEQSLENFFQRRNLIALRELALREVADTVEEEANTSVVVGQTCNIHERVLVCVSTYPNSVQLLRRGARIANYMNARFYAVFVADPERFLTKEESLHMDTCEKLCREFGGEFLHVKSQSVAQTIAQVATDYHITQIVIGESQQPRWKRFFKRPFTQRLMELIRQQNIDLHIIATKN
- a CDS encoding glycosyltransferase family 4 protein, coding for MKILFLDQSGKPGGAELCLIDIAKPYRDRSLVGLFADGPFKTLLQEHQIPVEVLTNQAISVQKSSSFLQGLASLKQLLPLITKVVQIAQDYDVIYANTQKALVIGAIASFFARRPLVYHLHDILSKEHFSQTNRTIAVNLANYFASLVIANSQASQQAFIEAGGREDITAVVYNGFDSKIYQTCESDRQKLRAELELTGKFVVGHFSRLSPWKGQHILIDALAKCPEEVTAILVGDALFGEEDYVQQLHQQVANLGLENRVKFLGFRADIPQLMAACNLVAHTSTFAEPFGRVIVEAMLCGTPVVAAKAGGAVELVESGINGFLVNPGEAEELAQVINICLQDTDKITAMANYARNIASQRFDVTIINQQITQLLSSKFPQQISPSLLPNL
- a CDS encoding glycosyltransferase family 4 protein; this translates as MEGKKDNLAAASILTLGMGWFPKTPGGLERYIYELTHQLAANQDYVELCGVGLPNTEINLPIKLTNLAEPDSPIWQRLWSIRTNFCKTRIGKPDAINLHFALYSFPILDILPKGVPITFNFHGPWASESQQEVTNQMLKVLLKRWLIEQSTYKRCDRFIVLSQAFGNLLHQQYQIPWSKIHVIPGGVDIKRFQANLSREDARSKLGWPDNRPILFTSRRLVHRVGVDKLLEAIATIKPRIPDVWLAIAGRGHIQAALQQQATELGLENNVKFLGFIPDEDLPLAYQAADLTIMPSQSFEGFGLAVVESLACGTPVICTPVGGMPEILSSFSPDLITSSTAASAIAEKLEQALLQKLPIPSRETCHQYAATHFNWQKIAQQVREVLLA